GACGTAAGAATAATCATAAAGTCAGATCGTGAATATTGGATTCAAAAGGTGACAGACGATAATGATCTTATACAATTAATGAATGATTTACAACATGAGGCAGAAAATGCACAAAAAGTTGAAGCAACAGTCGGTGTTCTTTGTGCTGCACAATACGAAAATGTTTGGCACAGGGCTATGGTTACAGCATTGGATCCTTTAAAAGTACATTATATAGATTACGGCAACGTTGAGATTGTAAAAACAAACGATCTGCGTGAAATTAATAAGTTTAAACATATCCCAAGATTTTGTGCTAAAATTCGTTTGTCAGAAAAGGCAAACAAAAAACATAAAGACCTCAAATATGAGGACGTAATATCAGTAAAGATGATATCAGTGGATTCAAATAAAGTTATTAATGTTGAAGTTGAAGGAGAGAACGATATATTGACACCAGAAGTAACTCCGACAAAAACTCCGATAATACATACTTCAACAACCGCagaaactaagaataataaaacTTTGGATTCGCAAAAAGTTCCCAGTAATAAAGAAGTGTCAAGTCCAGTAAGCAACTTAAAAAGTATAGTGGACACTATGTGTGTCGGAGACATAGGCATTTTAGAAATTCATGCagaattaagtaaaaatacttacagTATAACGTTATTACCGCATAATGCGATATCCGATTATGAGAAACTCTTAAATGATTTACCTGCAATGTGTGCAGAAATAGCAGACAAATCAGATCATAGGTAAcattatttaacaatatataAGGTACTTTCATAAAATACTGTTAATGCaatgtatgaaatattaaattgttagaCCACAGATAAGAGATTTAATATGTGGCCAAAGACTAGATGGTGATTGGCTCAGAGGATATGTTTTATCCCTTGAAACTCCATTGAAAATGGCAACAGTAGATGAAGCTAGGATGACTGTAATTAATAAATCTGTACCATGTTCtgaaaagtttttaaatatttgtgcaTTTGGTGCAGTGTGTGAAATAATTGATGCTAAACACAAATTCAATGTAAGTTCtgaattatgtatattattaattacatttcgcacattatttttatctactattgtaattacaatttgcaGGAAAGAGGTCACTATGAGTTTAAAGTGACAGCacagaaaattgataaaaaagatGGAATTGAAATAGAGCTAACAAAAGAACAAGATACAATAAAAGCTGTTGTGAAGCCTTGGACACCACTACCTGAACAGAAAGGATTACAATATGCTGAATTAAAAAGTGGAAGCGAGGCATGGATATTGATTATAATTTAAGtaaaagaaaatacaatttctaatataaaaatgattttaggTATGCTTAACTGCTTTTCGAAGTCATACGAATTTATTCGCCCGGTCTTTAAGCACTCCAGAATTAGAACATTATAATCGCATTATGCAAAGTGTTGCAAAGTGTGCTCAAACAGGTACGTAATGGTTCATAATATAGTGATAAGGataaaataagtataaaattaattttcatagaaTGAAATAATGTTTTCTTGTATCAGCTCCATCTTTGAAAGAATTACCAGTTGTTGGGCAAATGGTAATAGCTCAGTATACTGATGATAATTATTATCGTGCTATTGTTACTAAAGTACAAGATGAGAAAGTTGCAATTTCTTACGTTGATTTTGGAAACGTGgacatcacaaacataaaaaaacttaaaattttaagcGATGATTTAAAGCAGGTATGTTACTACATAATGTATATATGTAATGATACAACATTATTCACAACACTTTATATATGTAATGTTCCAAAAGCTTCGATCTTGCACAAGTAAGATCGTTTTAAAAGATGTTTCTCAAGATGTTCCTATGACTCAAAGAGTAAGCAACTATCTCAGCTGTTTAGTAGGAACTGAAGTTCCTTTAACATGTACCTTTGATGGAATACCTTCTAAAGATGGTGTGTATCTTAAATTACACGATGGAGGTTgtgttaatacaataataaatgaaatgatAGCACCGCCAACACCAAAAACTGCAGAGGAAGgtaattatgtaaaaattattaaccaaattactttaatattaatataccgCTGCAATTAAAATGAATGATTTGTTGTAGATAAAACATGCTATATGATAAATGATATAAACGTAGTTAGCTTAGGAAATGTTGGAGACACCATTGAAGTTCTTGTGTTACACAGTATCGAGGATGGTTACAAGTATACAGTGTGTCCAGTAGATTATGATTTAATAACTCATGTTTACGATATAATGCCTAAACAGgtaatttacattttgaaattttattatgcaaGTTATAACTTTAGTTTATGTATCTCTGTACATAAATGTATTGTCGTTGCAGATGAAAACATATTGCGAAGCAAGCGAATACTATATTCCTCGTGAGAAAGAGCTTTGTCTAGCACTTTACGAAGGTGAGTGGTACCGTGCAACTTGTATCAGTCGCAGCGAAACGATTACGACAAGTTCTGTTTTCTTCATCGATTACGGAAACGTTGAGAATGTTGatcataaaaatataagacTTATGCCAAAAGATTTTATTACTCCCGATGCGCTTGCAAGTATTTGTAATATAATCAGTAAGTATAACGCTCATCACAGAATGTATTTTTACTTGAATGTTCATCGTTGTATGTGTATTATAACATGGTTTTTATAGATGCAGGGCCGACTGATAGTAATGGACGATATTCTACTGAAGTGGAAAACAAGATTTGTAAGTTTCTTGTTCCTTCTGaatgcattaaaattaaaatcatcGAATGTGATGAAGAAGCTGGCATGTATAAGGTggagttaattaatttaaactgACTGGCAGCTATAAGAGACATATAATATGAATctcttatataatataaaagaaatttgaagaattttagttAATAGAGTTTAATTATTGTTTCAAGAACACATTTTTCCTATTTTAACAACTTGTTACTATCAAACAGAAATTGTTATTTTCTACTTAACTACTATAtacaaaataacaatttatttttcaaagacTGTATCgatcttatttttattactattttatttctgggaactgttatttttaataaataatcgtttatttctaagaaaatattttatatacatgttCGAATACAGAGAAGCgcaagttttatattttgtattatcagtattgtataaataaaaataaatacaaataaaaacagTGCTCAAGGAATGCTTAGGAATTACCATAATTGTAGTAGCTTTAATTTTGCGAATAAAACTGTCAATCTTTTCGAATTTAATAGGTTACTTAACCACAAGTGTTTACGAGATAATTGTTTTAATTCCTAACCTATGTTACATTGGCCTGCCTAACCTTCCTTGATATGTCAGTTCGGATGACAGATTGCTCTAAGCAACTGTCTGGTTTAAATAATACAAGGCTTCCAAACAAAGAACGGAA
The nucleotide sequence above comes from Megachile rotundata isolate GNS110a chromosome 13, iyMegRotu1, whole genome shotgun sequence. Encoded proteins:
- the vret gene encoding vreteno, which encodes MMAHYEIDKLTKNASSNSGEFTLYVNNLPNELNEHGLMQIFNHYGYVKGHFYRPNASWAFITYNTYQEAENAIKDLHDVLPLRLKVSFAREKASNEIQFPKGSDSEHVIESHDDKSIKNTNYARNVPLQAKGRGKLLDIVKKAEPGLPTCTYTTDNDLLYPYPPDPYTYNPYENTDPYGSTNALWTRGQLTITQDGKRHVSLGRGYTMYEVPYPEPEIQNHIQKVYEKRTNGLYEYGRDTLQDAIGNCKKCLRKTKFTCERCHTYYCGRTCQISDWQQHKMECQSIPVLVPATAHSTPISRPNNEEQTPSRNITRVQVPLRQPKKLMNAITSSNENINTVTRNERKNNIISANANHVVDHKNEEEKKPTLAYNKINSPSKQVDNDKQLKTDNKSIPLNSISHMRKPLEKQNDTENSEKCAKKPQTLGVTDVKKIEEDIAFSEYTFLSKSKFSDVRIIIKSDREYWIQKVTDDNDLIQLMNDLQHEAENAQKVEATVGVLCAAQYENVWHRAMVTALDPLKVHYIDYGNVEIVKTNDLREINKFKHIPRFCAKIRLSEKANKKHKDLKYEDVISVKMISVDSNKVINVEVEGENDILTPEVTPTKTPIIHTSTTAETKNNKTLDSQKVPSNKEVSSPVSNLKSIVDTMCVGDIGILEIHAELSKNTYSITLLPHNAISDYEKLLNDLPAMCAEIADKSDHRPQIRDLICGQRLDGDWLRGYVLSLETPLKMATVDEARMTVINKSVPCSEKFLNICAFGAVCEIIDAKHKFNERGHYEFKVTAQKIDKKDGIEIELTKEQDTIKAVVKPWTPLPEQKGLQYAELKSGSEVCLTAFRSHTNLFARSLSTPELEHYNRIMQSVAKCAQTAPSLKELPVVGQMVIAQYTDDNYYRAIVTKVQDEKVAISYVDFGNVDITNIKKLKILSDDLKQLRSCTSKIVLKDVSQDVPMTQRVSNYLSCLVGTEVPLTCTFDGIPSKDGVYLKLHDGGCVNTIINEMIAPPTPKTAEEDKTCYMINDINVVSLGNVGDTIEVLVLHSIEDGYKYTVCPVDYDLITHVYDIMPKQMKTYCEASEYYIPREKELCLALYEGEWYRATCISRSETITTSSVFFIDYGNVENVDHKNIRLMPKDFITPDALASICNIINAGPTDSNGRYSTEVENKICKFLVPSECIKIKIIECDEEAGMYKVELINLN